A genome region from Arachis duranensis cultivar V14167 chromosome 6, aradu.V14167.gnm2.J7QH, whole genome shotgun sequence includes the following:
- the LOC107494214 gene encoding uncharacterized protein LOC107494214, which yields MRERESVGEKYSGGSFRNPIKDPRIWNREKYRRLETESFSIFLDNLPEDISKRELFELFSWTGCINDIYLFRKQKNGGLYIFAFIRYTTKGEAIKAITEMNRMRLRGKVVFVGEAKYRRMSAANGTKKIQEGGIV from the coding sequence atgagagagagagagagtgtgggtgAGAAATACAGTGGGGGTAGTTTTAGGAACCCGATCAAAGATCCTAGAATTTGGAATCGAGAAAAGTATCGCCGATTGGAGACGGAGTCCTTTTCGATTTTCTTAGATAACCTTCCAGAGGACATCTCAAAGAGAGAACTGTTTGAGCTCTTCAGTTGGACTGGATGTATAAACGACATATACCTTTTTCGAAAGCAAAAAAATGGTGGTTTGtacatctttgcattcatacgATACACTACGAAGGGAGAGGCTATAAAGGCCATAACAGAGATGAATCGTATGAGACTGAGGGGTAAGGTTGTGTTTGTTGGGGAAGCAAAATATAGGAGAATGTCGGCTGCTAATGGCACAAAGAAGATACAGGAAGGAGGGATTGTTTGA